From the genome of Streptacidiphilus sp. PB12-B1b:
CCAGCGTCCACCAGCGGTTTCCGCTCGGTGCGGGGTCCGCCGGTACCGGCGGCCCGGCGGTCGTGGAGGTGGTGACGGCAGACATGGCTGTCCCCTTAGAGGGTGCGTCGGCAGGAGGTGAAGAATGCGAGTCAACGCTCGCATTCAGTGGGCCGAGAATACGAGTCATTGCTCGCATTAGTCAATGCGCCTAGAATTGCGCCAGGCCCGAGGGGCCGGACCAGGGACGAGCGGGGGCAGGCGGCGGGTGGAGAGCGTGGCGCAGCAGGCGGAGACCGCGCGGACGGAGCGCCCCCAGGCCACGGCCGCCCCCCGGAAGCGCCAGGCGCGCGGCGAGCGCCGGATGGCGGAGCTGCTGCGCGCGGCGGGCGAGGTCTTCGCCCAGTCCGGCTACTCGGCCGCGACCACCAACGCCATCGCCGCCCGGGCGGGCGTCTCCCCCGGCACGCTCTACCAGTACTTCCCCAACAAGGACGCCATCGCCGACGCGGTCGCCGAGCAGTACACCACCGAGCTGCGCGCGGTCATGGACAGCGTCCTCGGCAGCGCCCCGCAGGGGATGCCGCTGCCCGAGCTGCTGGACGTGATCATCGACCCGCTGGTCGCGTTCCACATCGCCCACCCGGCCTGCATCGTGCTGTTCGTCGGCCCGGACTCGCCGCAGCACCTCACCGAGCTGCACCTGCCGCTGCACGCCGCCATGCTGGAGCGGATCGGGGCGCTGCTCGCCGTGCTGGCCCCGCAGCTCCCGGCCGAGCGGCTGCAGCGCTCTGCCGAGGTGGCGGTGCACATGTTCAAGGGCGTGATGCCGCTGGTGCTGGCCTCCGCGCCGCAGGACCGGCCGGCCTACGTCGCCGAGCTGAAGCTCACCTTCGAGGGCTACTTCGGCCTGCTGCTCGACCTGCCCTGACCGCCGCTCCCGTGGGCCCGCCCCGAGCCCGGCTCAGTGGCGCGGGACCTCGACCATCCCGTAGCCGAAGTACGCCCCGCCCAGGCAGTCCGGGCCGGTGAGCCGGCCGGAGGGGCAGTCCACCCGCAGCGCCGCGGCCTCCAGGTCGTGCGCCACCTCGGCGCTGCCCGCGCCGGGGTGCAGCGCCGCCTCGACCGCCGCCGCGCCGCTGACCGCGGCCGCCGCCATGGACGTCCCGGCCAGTGCCGCGTAGCCGCCGCCGGGCCAGTCGGAGACCACGGCCTGGCCCGGGCCGCCGTCCGGGTCGCCGCCGGGGGCGGCCAACTGCACCTGTCCGGCACCCCAGTTGGAGTATCCGGCCAGGTTGCCGTCGCGGTCCACGGCGGTCACGTCCAGCACCCCGGGCAGCCCGCCGGGCAGCCGGATGCACTCCGGGCCCAGGTGGCGGACGGACGGCCGGACGCTGTCCGCGTGGTCGTTGGGGCTGCGGTCGTCGGTGCGGGCCGCGCCCAGGTTCTGCGCGTCGTTCCCGGCCGAGGCGACCACGACCGCGCCCCGG
Proteins encoded in this window:
- a CDS encoding TetR/AcrR family transcriptional regulator, whose protein sequence is MAQQAETARTERPQATAAPRKRQARGERRMAELLRAAGEVFAQSGYSAATTNAIAARAGVSPGTLYQYFPNKDAIADAVAEQYTTELRAVMDSVLGSAPQGMPLPELLDVIIDPLVAFHIAHPACIVLFVGPDSPQHLTELHLPLHAAMLERIGALLAVLAPQLPAERLQRSAEVAVHMFKGVMPLVLASAPQDRPAYVAELKLTFEGYFGLLLDLP